One region of Oryza sativa Japonica Group chromosome 5, ASM3414082v1 genomic DNA includes:
- the LOC4338359 gene encoding uncharacterized protein, with the protein MAIPTKEEVEQNEEDNTFSRLQLLAQQRHAMEEFWRRSQEQIEASAGNHEHILPIDCVKNVIRPKNDAMMLSADTPTFVTKLCELFVQELTLRAWVCANSHNRDIILGTDIAEAITTTESYHFLGNVLRSHKALGSTAPDIDTSARKHIKLDQMTSLYHPTQEMQASRLAGYPPHVPIYPPIGQMGTQHKLSPFTFMMQGESLLNMKREKSLVNEVMVCTNKMSINNFDGATSIGGGSSSDVAIVVQQGETTHPFSSQNACPSLEDNYVVPMPTGHVQSFSPPTNINVKKLHQEEKNIYSQDVAEEDMSNESLEGSQKDEDLFLHEK; encoded by the coding sequence ATGGCGATTCCAACAAAGGAGGAGGTGGAGCAGAATGAGGAGGACAATACATTTTCAAGGTTGCAATTGCTTGCACAACAACGGCATGCCAtggaggaattctggaggaggAGCCAGGAACAAATCGAGGCATCTGCAGGCAACCATGAGCATATACTACCAATTGACTGCGTGAAGAATGTCATTCGACCAAAGAATGATGCTATGATGCTATCTGCTGACACACCAACTTTTGTGACAAAACTTTGTGAGCTCTTCGTGCAGGAGCTCACCCTCCGTGCATGGGTATGTGCCAACTCTCACAACCGTGACATCATATTAGGCACAGACATTGCTGAGGCAATCACCACCACTGAATCCTATCACTTTCTTGGTAATGTACTTCGTAGCCACAAGGCACTAGGAAGTACTGCTCCTGACATAGATACTTCTGCTAGGAAGCATATTAAGCTAGACCAAATGACCTCACTCTACCATCCTACCCAAGAAATGCAGGCCTCACGTTTAGCTGGGTATCCACCCCATGTTCCTATATATCCTCCTATAGGTCAAATGGGAACTCAACACAAGCTGTCTCCATTCACTTTTATGATGCAAGGAGAATCTCTTCTCAAcatgaaaagagaaaaatccCTAGTTAATGAAGTGATGGTATGCACCAACAAGATGAGCATAAACAACTTTGATGGAGCTACTAGTATTGGTGGTGGTAGTAGTAGTGATGTTGCTATTGTTGTCCAGCAAGGGGAAACTACACACCCATTCTCATCCCAGAATGCATGTCCTTCCCTAGAAGATAACTATGTTGTTCCCATGCCTACGGGACATGTTCAGAGTTTTAGCCCTCCTACTAATATCAATGTCAAGAAGCTACATCAAGAGGAGAAAAACATCTATTCACAAGATGTTGCTGAAGAGGACATGTCCAATGAGTCTTTGGAGGGAAGCCAGAAGGATGAGGACCTATTTCTTCATGAGAAATAA
- the LOC4338360 gene encoding endo-1,4-beta-xylanase 5-like isoform X6, which produces MATIRRHLCCIICPRQQYTASPDLLLDEQFYRLLTVPYYTCSKHGWVKIDGPTTAHVKAKILTLANAASQCLGTALVRNDCWSFLKGGFTLNSASETSVLYFQTASPNASTISIRSASLQPFSPEQWNQHREDRIQLNRKRFVNVHVADSNGSRVVGAKVAVHQITRDFPFGSAISRTILGNKLYQEWFNKRFNAAVFENELKWYATEPYPGKEDYTVADQLLQFVQANDAVARGHNIFWEDPKYTPAWVKNLTGSQLRAAVSGRIESLLSRYKGDFVHWDVSNEMLHFDFYENRLGGNATVDFFDTAKRADPLATLFLNDFNVVEVCDDLSSSADSYVSRLRQLADGGVTFEGIGLEGHFGKPNIPYVRAVLDKLGTLRLPIWLTEIDISSSFDPKTQAAYLEEVLREGFAHPSVDGIMLWTAMDTNASCYQMCLTNQNFTNLPAGDVVDKLLGEWQTKETLGTTNDRGSFNFSAFLGEYKLSVTYLNLTAEGTFSLAHSDDTKHINIRLSPSC; this is translated from the exons ATGGCAACTATTCGCCGGCATTTGTGCTGTATAATATGTCCGCGGCAACAGTATACAGCTTCTCCT GATTTACTTTTAGATGAACAGTTCTACCGTCTACTGACTGTAccctattatacctgctctaagcATG GCTGGGTGAAAATCGATGGGCCAACAACTGCTCATGTGAAAGCCAAGATATTGACGCTAGCAAACGCTGCATCTCAATGCCTTGGCACGGCTCTGGTGCGAAACGACTGTTGGTCCTTCCTCAAGGGTGGTTTCACCCTCAACTCCGCTTCAGAAACCTCCGTCCTCTATTTCCAG ACTGCAAGCCCAAATGCTTCAACGATCTCGATCAGAAGTGCCTCTTTGCAACCATTTTCACCTGAACAATGGAATCAGCACAGGGAGGACCGTATTCAGCTG AACCGGAAGCGCTTTGTCAATGTCCACGTGGCGGACAGCAACGGGAGTCGCGTGGTTGGTGCCAAGGTCGCGGTGCATCAGATCACCAGGGATTTCCCATTCGGCTCTGCCATCAGCAGGACAATCCTTGGGAACAAACTTTATCAG GAATGGTTCAACAAGAGGTTCAATGCGGCGGTGTTCGAGAACGAGCTCAAGTGGTATGCAACGGAGCCATACCCGGGGAAGGAGGACTATACGGTGGCGGACCAGCTGTTGCAGTTTGTGCAGGCCAACGACGCAGTGGCGCGCGGGCATAATATCTTCTGGGAGGACCCAAAGTACACGCCAGCATGGGTGAAGAATCTGACGGGGTCACAGCTACGTGCTGCCGTCTCTGGCCGCATCGAGAGCCTCCTCTCTCGGTACAAGGGCGACTTTGTGCATTGGGACGTCAGCAACGAGATGCTGCACTTCGACTTCTATGAGAACCGCCTTGGCGGCAACGCCACCGTCGACTTCTTCGACACAGCCAAGCGCGCCGACCCGCTAGCCACGCTCTTCCTCAACGACTTCAACGTCGTCGAGGTCTGCGATGACCTCAGCTCCAGTGCCGACTCCTACGTCTCCCGCCTCCGCCAACTCGCCGATGGCGGCGTCACCTTCGAAGGCATCGGCCTTGAGGGACACTTCGGCAAGCCCAACATCCCCTACGTCCGCGCCGTGCTCGATAAGCTCGGCACCCTGCGTCTCCCCATTTGGCTTACCGAGATCGACATCAGTAGCTCCTTCGACCCCAAAACGCAG GCTGCATACTTGGAAGAGGTGCTCCGAGAAGGGTTTGCCCATCCATCCGTGGATGGCATAATGCTGTGGACGGCAATGGACACCAATGCTAGCTGCTACCAGATGTGCCTGACCAACCAGAACTTCACCAACCTTCCTGCGGGAGATGTGGTGGACAAGCTGCTGGGGGAGTGGCAAACCAAGGAGACCCTGGGAACCACCAATGACCGCGGCTCCTTCAACTTTTCTGCCTTCTTGGGAGAATACAAGCTCTCGGTCACCTATCTCAACCTCACTGCCGAGGGAACCTTCTCGCTGGCCCATAGCGACGACACCAAGCATATCAACATCCGTCTATCACCATCATGTTGA
- the LOC4338360 gene encoding endo-1,4-beta-xylanase 5-like isoform X5, with amino-acid sequence MATIRRHLCCIICPRQQYTASPDLLLDEQFYRLLTVPYYTCSKHGWVKIDGPTTAHVKAKILTLANAASQCLGTALVRNDCWSFLKGGFTLNSASETSVLYFQFAIYSLQTASPNASTISIRSASLQPFSPEQWNQHREDRIQLNRKRFVNVHVADSNGSRVVGAKVAVHQITRDFPFGSAISRTILGNKLYQEWFNKRFNAAVFENELKWYATEPYPGKEDYTVADQLLQFVQANDAVARGHNIFWEDPKYTPAWVKNLTGSQLRAAVSGRIESLLSRYKGDFVHWDVSNEMLHFDFYENRLGGNATVDFFDTAKRADPLATLFLNDFNVVEVCDDLSSSADSYVSRLRQLADGGVTFEGIGLEGHFGKPNIPYVRAVLDKLGTLRLPIWLTEIDISSSFDPKTQAAYLEEVLREGFAHPSVDGIMLWTAMDTNASCYQMCLTNQNFTNLPAGDVVDKLLGEWQTKETLGTTNDRGSFNFSAFLGEYKLSVTYLNLTAEGTFSLAHSDDTKHINIRLSPSC; translated from the exons ATGGCAACTATTCGCCGGCATTTGTGCTGTATAATATGTCCGCGGCAACAGTATACAGCTTCTCCT GATTTACTTTTAGATGAACAGTTCTACCGTCTACTGACTGTAccctattatacctgctctaagcATG GCTGGGTGAAAATCGATGGGCCAACAACTGCTCATGTGAAAGCCAAGATATTGACGCTAGCAAACGCTGCATCTCAATGCCTTGGCACGGCTCTGGTGCGAAACGACTGTTGGTCCTTCCTCAAGGGTGGTTTCACCCTCAACTCCGCTTCAGAAACCTCCGTCCTCTATTTCCAG TTTGCAATTTATTCACTGCAGACTGCAAGCCCAAATGCTTCAACGATCTCGATCAGAAGTGCCTCTTTGCAACCATTTTCACCTGAACAATGGAATCAGCACAGGGAGGACCGTATTCAGCTG AACCGGAAGCGCTTTGTCAATGTCCACGTGGCGGACAGCAACGGGAGTCGCGTGGTTGGTGCCAAGGTCGCGGTGCATCAGATCACCAGGGATTTCCCATTCGGCTCTGCCATCAGCAGGACAATCCTTGGGAACAAACTTTATCAG GAATGGTTCAACAAGAGGTTCAATGCGGCGGTGTTCGAGAACGAGCTCAAGTGGTATGCAACGGAGCCATACCCGGGGAAGGAGGACTATACGGTGGCGGACCAGCTGTTGCAGTTTGTGCAGGCCAACGACGCAGTGGCGCGCGGGCATAATATCTTCTGGGAGGACCCAAAGTACACGCCAGCATGGGTGAAGAATCTGACGGGGTCACAGCTACGTGCTGCCGTCTCTGGCCGCATCGAGAGCCTCCTCTCTCGGTACAAGGGCGACTTTGTGCATTGGGACGTCAGCAACGAGATGCTGCACTTCGACTTCTATGAGAACCGCCTTGGCGGCAACGCCACCGTCGACTTCTTCGACACAGCCAAGCGCGCCGACCCGCTAGCCACGCTCTTCCTCAACGACTTCAACGTCGTCGAGGTCTGCGATGACCTCAGCTCCAGTGCCGACTCCTACGTCTCCCGCCTCCGCCAACTCGCCGATGGCGGCGTCACCTTCGAAGGCATCGGCCTTGAGGGACACTTCGGCAAGCCCAACATCCCCTACGTCCGCGCCGTGCTCGATAAGCTCGGCACCCTGCGTCTCCCCATTTGGCTTACCGAGATCGACATCAGTAGCTCCTTCGACCCCAAAACGCAG GCTGCATACTTGGAAGAGGTGCTCCGAGAAGGGTTTGCCCATCCATCCGTGGATGGCATAATGCTGTGGACGGCAATGGACACCAATGCTAGCTGCTACCAGATGTGCCTGACCAACCAGAACTTCACCAACCTTCCTGCGGGAGATGTGGTGGACAAGCTGCTGGGGGAGTGGCAAACCAAGGAGACCCTGGGAACCACCAATGACCGCGGCTCCTTCAACTTTTCTGCCTTCTTGGGAGAATACAAGCTCTCGGTCACCTATCTCAACCTCACTGCCGAGGGAACCTTCTCGCTGGCCCATAGCGACGACACCAAGCATATCAACATCCGTCTATCACCATCATGTTGA
- the LOC4338360 gene encoding endo-1,4-beta-xylanase 5-like isoform X4, producing MRIFLPCFLLFGTHIFMHAPLLFWHGWVKIDGPTTAHVKAKILTLANAASQCLGTALVRNDCWSFLKGGFTLNSASETSVLYFQTASPNASTISIRSASLQPFSPEQWNQHREDRIQLNRKRFVNVHVADSNGSRVVGAKVAVHQITRDFPFGSAISRTILGNKLYQEWFNKRFNAAVFENELKWYATEPYPGKEDYTVADQLLQFVQANDAVARGHNIFWEDPKYTPAWVKNLTGSQLRAAVSGRIESLLSRYKGDFVHWDVSNEMLHFDFYENRLGGNATVDFFDTAKRADPLATLFLNDFNVVEVCDDLSSSADSYVSRLRQLADGGVTFEGIGLEGHFGKPNIPYVRAVLDKLGTLRLPIWLTEIDISSSFDPKTQAAYLEEVLREGFAHPSVDGIMLWTAMDTNASCYQMCLTNQNFTNLPAGDVVDKLLGEWQTKETLGTTNDRGSFNFSAFLGEYKLSVTYLNLTAEGTFSLAHSDDTKHINIRLSPSC from the exons ATGCGAATTTTCCTGCCCTGTTTTCTACTGTTTGGCACGCACATTTTCATGCATGCTCCCCTGCTTTTTTGGCATG GCTGGGTGAAAATCGATGGGCCAACAACTGCTCATGTGAAAGCCAAGATATTGACGCTAGCAAACGCTGCATCTCAATGCCTTGGCACGGCTCTGGTGCGAAACGACTGTTGGTCCTTCCTCAAGGGTGGTTTCACCCTCAACTCCGCTTCAGAAACCTCCGTCCTCTATTTCCAG ACTGCAAGCCCAAATGCTTCAACGATCTCGATCAGAAGTGCCTCTTTGCAACCATTTTCACCTGAACAATGGAATCAGCACAGGGAGGACCGTATTCAGCTG AACCGGAAGCGCTTTGTCAATGTCCACGTGGCGGACAGCAACGGGAGTCGCGTGGTTGGTGCCAAGGTCGCGGTGCATCAGATCACCAGGGATTTCCCATTCGGCTCTGCCATCAGCAGGACAATCCTTGGGAACAAACTTTATCAG GAATGGTTCAACAAGAGGTTCAATGCGGCGGTGTTCGAGAACGAGCTCAAGTGGTATGCAACGGAGCCATACCCGGGGAAGGAGGACTATACGGTGGCGGACCAGCTGTTGCAGTTTGTGCAGGCCAACGACGCAGTGGCGCGCGGGCATAATATCTTCTGGGAGGACCCAAAGTACACGCCAGCATGGGTGAAGAATCTGACGGGGTCACAGCTACGTGCTGCCGTCTCTGGCCGCATCGAGAGCCTCCTCTCTCGGTACAAGGGCGACTTTGTGCATTGGGACGTCAGCAACGAGATGCTGCACTTCGACTTCTATGAGAACCGCCTTGGCGGCAACGCCACCGTCGACTTCTTCGACACAGCCAAGCGCGCCGACCCGCTAGCCACGCTCTTCCTCAACGACTTCAACGTCGTCGAGGTCTGCGATGACCTCAGCTCCAGTGCCGACTCCTACGTCTCCCGCCTCCGCCAACTCGCCGATGGCGGCGTCACCTTCGAAGGCATCGGCCTTGAGGGACACTTCGGCAAGCCCAACATCCCCTACGTCCGCGCCGTGCTCGATAAGCTCGGCACCCTGCGTCTCCCCATTTGGCTTACCGAGATCGACATCAGTAGCTCCTTCGACCCCAAAACGCAG GCTGCATACTTGGAAGAGGTGCTCCGAGAAGGGTTTGCCCATCCATCCGTGGATGGCATAATGCTGTGGACGGCAATGGACACCAATGCTAGCTGCTACCAGATGTGCCTGACCAACCAGAACTTCACCAACCTTCCTGCGGGAGATGTGGTGGACAAGCTGCTGGGGGAGTGGCAAACCAAGGAGACCCTGGGAACCACCAATGACCGCGGCTCCTTCAACTTTTCTGCCTTCTTGGGAGAATACAAGCTCTCGGTCACCTATCTCAACCTCACTGCCGAGGGAACCTTCTCGCTGGCCCATAGCGACGACACCAAGCATATCAACATCCGTCTATCACCATCATGTTGA
- the LOC4338360 gene encoding endo-1,4-beta-xylanase 5-like isoform X2: MAIGKKHKEAAALSSSSSPLLPADRKALLLLLLLLIVLLARPAASSDGVRYDYRAYTECKSHPEPALYNGGILRWANKVTDFRTEDDGNYSPAFVLYNMSAATVYSFSCWVKIDGPTTAHVKAKILTLANAASQCLGTALVRNDCWSFLKGGFTLNSASETSVLYFQTASPNASTISIRSASLQPFSPEQWNQHREDRIQLNRKRFVNVHVADSNGSRVVGAKVAVHQITRDFPFGSAISRTILGNKLYQEWFNKRFNAAVFENELKWYATEPYPGKEDYTVADQLLQFVQANDAVARGHNIFWEDPKYTPAWVKNLTGSQLRAAVSGRIESLLSRYKGDFVHWDVSNEMLHFDFYENRLGGNATVDFFDTAKRADPLATLFLNDFNVVEVCDDLSSSADSYVSRLRQLADGGVTFEGIGLEGHFGKPNIPYVRAVLDKLGTLRLPIWLTEIDISSSFDPKTQAAYLEEVLREGFAHPSVDGIMLWTAMDTNASCYQMCLTNQNFTNLPAGDVVDKLLGEWQTKETLGTTNDRGSFNFSAFLGEYKLSVTYLNLTAEGTFSLAHSDDTKHINIRLSPSC, from the exons ATGGCGATTGGCAAGAAGCACAAGGAGGCTGCTGCActgtcgtcatcatcatcgcctCTTCTCCCTGCAGATCGGAAGGCTTtgctcttgctgctgctgctgctcatcgTCTTGCTAGCTCGCCCTGCTGCATCCTCCG ATGGAGTGCGCTATGATTACAGAGCTTACACTGAG TGCAAATCGCATCCTGAACCTGCACTGTACAACGGTGGCATCCTGCGCTGGGCGAACAAAGTGACGGACTTCAGAACAGAGGACGATGGCAACTATTCGCCGGCATTTGTGCTGTATAATATGTCCGCGGCAACAGTATACAGCTTCTCCT GCTGGGTGAAAATCGATGGGCCAACAACTGCTCATGTGAAAGCCAAGATATTGACGCTAGCAAACGCTGCATCTCAATGCCTTGGCACGGCTCTGGTGCGAAACGACTGTTGGTCCTTCCTCAAGGGTGGTTTCACCCTCAACTCCGCTTCAGAAACCTCCGTCCTCTATTTCCAG ACTGCAAGCCCAAATGCTTCAACGATCTCGATCAGAAGTGCCTCTTTGCAACCATTTTCACCTGAACAATGGAATCAGCACAGGGAGGACCGTATTCAGCTG AACCGGAAGCGCTTTGTCAATGTCCACGTGGCGGACAGCAACGGGAGTCGCGTGGTTGGTGCCAAGGTCGCGGTGCATCAGATCACCAGGGATTTCCCATTCGGCTCTGCCATCAGCAGGACAATCCTTGGGAACAAACTTTATCAG GAATGGTTCAACAAGAGGTTCAATGCGGCGGTGTTCGAGAACGAGCTCAAGTGGTATGCAACGGAGCCATACCCGGGGAAGGAGGACTATACGGTGGCGGACCAGCTGTTGCAGTTTGTGCAGGCCAACGACGCAGTGGCGCGCGGGCATAATATCTTCTGGGAGGACCCAAAGTACACGCCAGCATGGGTGAAGAATCTGACGGGGTCACAGCTACGTGCTGCCGTCTCTGGCCGCATCGAGAGCCTCCTCTCTCGGTACAAGGGCGACTTTGTGCATTGGGACGTCAGCAACGAGATGCTGCACTTCGACTTCTATGAGAACCGCCTTGGCGGCAACGCCACCGTCGACTTCTTCGACACAGCCAAGCGCGCCGACCCGCTAGCCACGCTCTTCCTCAACGACTTCAACGTCGTCGAGGTCTGCGATGACCTCAGCTCCAGTGCCGACTCCTACGTCTCCCGCCTCCGCCAACTCGCCGATGGCGGCGTCACCTTCGAAGGCATCGGCCTTGAGGGACACTTCGGCAAGCCCAACATCCCCTACGTCCGCGCCGTGCTCGATAAGCTCGGCACCCTGCGTCTCCCCATTTGGCTTACCGAGATCGACATCAGTAGCTCCTTCGACCCCAAAACGCAG GCTGCATACTTGGAAGAGGTGCTCCGAGAAGGGTTTGCCCATCCATCCGTGGATGGCATAATGCTGTGGACGGCAATGGACACCAATGCTAGCTGCTACCAGATGTGCCTGACCAACCAGAACTTCACCAACCTTCCTGCGGGAGATGTGGTGGACAAGCTGCTGGGGGAGTGGCAAACCAAGGAGACCCTGGGAACCACCAATGACCGCGGCTCCTTCAACTTTTCTGCCTTCTTGGGAGAATACAAGCTCTCGGTCACCTATCTCAACCTCACTGCCGAGGGAACCTTCTCGCTGGCCCATAGCGACGACACCAAGCATATCAACATCCGTCTATCACCATCATGTTGA
- the LOC4338360 gene encoding endo-1,4-beta-xylanase 5-like isoform X1, translating to MAIGKKHKEAAALSSSSSPLLPADRKALLLLLLLLIVLLARPAASSDGVRYDYRAYTECKSHPEPALYNGGILRWANKVTDFRTEDDGNYSPAFVLYNMSAATVYSFSCWVKIDGPTTAHVKAKILTLANAASQCLGTALVRNDCWSFLKGGFTLNSASETSVLYFQFAIYSLQTASPNASTISIRSASLQPFSPEQWNQHREDRIQLNRKRFVNVHVADSNGSRVVGAKVAVHQITRDFPFGSAISRTILGNKLYQEWFNKRFNAAVFENELKWYATEPYPGKEDYTVADQLLQFVQANDAVARGHNIFWEDPKYTPAWVKNLTGSQLRAAVSGRIESLLSRYKGDFVHWDVSNEMLHFDFYENRLGGNATVDFFDTAKRADPLATLFLNDFNVVEVCDDLSSSADSYVSRLRQLADGGVTFEGIGLEGHFGKPNIPYVRAVLDKLGTLRLPIWLTEIDISSSFDPKTQAAYLEEVLREGFAHPSVDGIMLWTAMDTNASCYQMCLTNQNFTNLPAGDVVDKLLGEWQTKETLGTTNDRGSFNFSAFLGEYKLSVTYLNLTAEGTFSLAHSDDTKHINIRLSPSC from the exons ATGGCGATTGGCAAGAAGCACAAGGAGGCTGCTGCActgtcgtcatcatcatcgcctCTTCTCCCTGCAGATCGGAAGGCTTtgctcttgctgctgctgctgctcatcgTCTTGCTAGCTCGCCCTGCTGCATCCTCCG ATGGAGTGCGCTATGATTACAGAGCTTACACTGAG TGCAAATCGCATCCTGAACCTGCACTGTACAACGGTGGCATCCTGCGCTGGGCGAACAAAGTGACGGACTTCAGAACAGAGGACGATGGCAACTATTCGCCGGCATTTGTGCTGTATAATATGTCCGCGGCAACAGTATACAGCTTCTCCT GCTGGGTGAAAATCGATGGGCCAACAACTGCTCATGTGAAAGCCAAGATATTGACGCTAGCAAACGCTGCATCTCAATGCCTTGGCACGGCTCTGGTGCGAAACGACTGTTGGTCCTTCCTCAAGGGTGGTTTCACCCTCAACTCCGCTTCAGAAACCTCCGTCCTCTATTTCCAG TTTGCAATTTATTCACTGCAGACTGCAAGCCCAAATGCTTCAACGATCTCGATCAGAAGTGCCTCTTTGCAACCATTTTCACCTGAACAATGGAATCAGCACAGGGAGGACCGTATTCAGCTG AACCGGAAGCGCTTTGTCAATGTCCACGTGGCGGACAGCAACGGGAGTCGCGTGGTTGGTGCCAAGGTCGCGGTGCATCAGATCACCAGGGATTTCCCATTCGGCTCTGCCATCAGCAGGACAATCCTTGGGAACAAACTTTATCAG GAATGGTTCAACAAGAGGTTCAATGCGGCGGTGTTCGAGAACGAGCTCAAGTGGTATGCAACGGAGCCATACCCGGGGAAGGAGGACTATACGGTGGCGGACCAGCTGTTGCAGTTTGTGCAGGCCAACGACGCAGTGGCGCGCGGGCATAATATCTTCTGGGAGGACCCAAAGTACACGCCAGCATGGGTGAAGAATCTGACGGGGTCACAGCTACGTGCTGCCGTCTCTGGCCGCATCGAGAGCCTCCTCTCTCGGTACAAGGGCGACTTTGTGCATTGGGACGTCAGCAACGAGATGCTGCACTTCGACTTCTATGAGAACCGCCTTGGCGGCAACGCCACCGTCGACTTCTTCGACACAGCCAAGCGCGCCGACCCGCTAGCCACGCTCTTCCTCAACGACTTCAACGTCGTCGAGGTCTGCGATGACCTCAGCTCCAGTGCCGACTCCTACGTCTCCCGCCTCCGCCAACTCGCCGATGGCGGCGTCACCTTCGAAGGCATCGGCCTTGAGGGACACTTCGGCAAGCCCAACATCCCCTACGTCCGCGCCGTGCTCGATAAGCTCGGCACCCTGCGTCTCCCCATTTGGCTTACCGAGATCGACATCAGTAGCTCCTTCGACCCCAAAACGCAG GCTGCATACTTGGAAGAGGTGCTCCGAGAAGGGTTTGCCCATCCATCCGTGGATGGCATAATGCTGTGGACGGCAATGGACACCAATGCTAGCTGCTACCAGATGTGCCTGACCAACCAGAACTTCACCAACCTTCCTGCGGGAGATGTGGTGGACAAGCTGCTGGGGGAGTGGCAAACCAAGGAGACCCTGGGAACCACCAATGACCGCGGCTCCTTCAACTTTTCTGCCTTCTTGGGAGAATACAAGCTCTCGGTCACCTATCTCAACCTCACTGCCGAGGGAACCTTCTCGCTGGCCCATAGCGACGACACCAAGCATATCAACATCCGTCTATCACCATCATGTTGA
- the LOC4338360 gene encoding endo-1,4-beta-xylanase 5-like isoform X3, whose amino-acid sequence MRIFLPCFLLFGTHIFMHAPLLFWHGWVKIDGPTTAHVKAKILTLANAASQCLGTALVRNDCWSFLKGGFTLNSASETSVLYFQFAIYSLQTASPNASTISIRSASLQPFSPEQWNQHREDRIQLNRKRFVNVHVADSNGSRVVGAKVAVHQITRDFPFGSAISRTILGNKLYQEWFNKRFNAAVFENELKWYATEPYPGKEDYTVADQLLQFVQANDAVARGHNIFWEDPKYTPAWVKNLTGSQLRAAVSGRIESLLSRYKGDFVHWDVSNEMLHFDFYENRLGGNATVDFFDTAKRADPLATLFLNDFNVVEVCDDLSSSADSYVSRLRQLADGGVTFEGIGLEGHFGKPNIPYVRAVLDKLGTLRLPIWLTEIDISSSFDPKTQAAYLEEVLREGFAHPSVDGIMLWTAMDTNASCYQMCLTNQNFTNLPAGDVVDKLLGEWQTKETLGTTNDRGSFNFSAFLGEYKLSVTYLNLTAEGTFSLAHSDDTKHINIRLSPSC is encoded by the exons ATGCGAATTTTCCTGCCCTGTTTTCTACTGTTTGGCACGCACATTTTCATGCATGCTCCCCTGCTTTTTTGGCATG GCTGGGTGAAAATCGATGGGCCAACAACTGCTCATGTGAAAGCCAAGATATTGACGCTAGCAAACGCTGCATCTCAATGCCTTGGCACGGCTCTGGTGCGAAACGACTGTTGGTCCTTCCTCAAGGGTGGTTTCACCCTCAACTCCGCTTCAGAAACCTCCGTCCTCTATTTCCAG TTTGCAATTTATTCACTGCAGACTGCAAGCCCAAATGCTTCAACGATCTCGATCAGAAGTGCCTCTTTGCAACCATTTTCACCTGAACAATGGAATCAGCACAGGGAGGACCGTATTCAGCTG AACCGGAAGCGCTTTGTCAATGTCCACGTGGCGGACAGCAACGGGAGTCGCGTGGTTGGTGCCAAGGTCGCGGTGCATCAGATCACCAGGGATTTCCCATTCGGCTCTGCCATCAGCAGGACAATCCTTGGGAACAAACTTTATCAG GAATGGTTCAACAAGAGGTTCAATGCGGCGGTGTTCGAGAACGAGCTCAAGTGGTATGCAACGGAGCCATACCCGGGGAAGGAGGACTATACGGTGGCGGACCAGCTGTTGCAGTTTGTGCAGGCCAACGACGCAGTGGCGCGCGGGCATAATATCTTCTGGGAGGACCCAAAGTACACGCCAGCATGGGTGAAGAATCTGACGGGGTCACAGCTACGTGCTGCCGTCTCTGGCCGCATCGAGAGCCTCCTCTCTCGGTACAAGGGCGACTTTGTGCATTGGGACGTCAGCAACGAGATGCTGCACTTCGACTTCTATGAGAACCGCCTTGGCGGCAACGCCACCGTCGACTTCTTCGACACAGCCAAGCGCGCCGACCCGCTAGCCACGCTCTTCCTCAACGACTTCAACGTCGTCGAGGTCTGCGATGACCTCAGCTCCAGTGCCGACTCCTACGTCTCCCGCCTCCGCCAACTCGCCGATGGCGGCGTCACCTTCGAAGGCATCGGCCTTGAGGGACACTTCGGCAAGCCCAACATCCCCTACGTCCGCGCCGTGCTCGATAAGCTCGGCACCCTGCGTCTCCCCATTTGGCTTACCGAGATCGACATCAGTAGCTCCTTCGACCCCAAAACGCAG GCTGCATACTTGGAAGAGGTGCTCCGAGAAGGGTTTGCCCATCCATCCGTGGATGGCATAATGCTGTGGACGGCAATGGACACCAATGCTAGCTGCTACCAGATGTGCCTGACCAACCAGAACTTCACCAACCTTCCTGCGGGAGATGTGGTGGACAAGCTGCTGGGGGAGTGGCAAACCAAGGAGACCCTGGGAACCACCAATGACCGCGGCTCCTTCAACTTTTCTGCCTTCTTGGGAGAATACAAGCTCTCGGTCACCTATCTCAACCTCACTGCCGAGGGAACCTTCTCGCTGGCCCATAGCGACGACACCAAGCATATCAACATCCGTCTATCACCATCATGTTGA